From Punica granatum isolate Tunisia-2019 chromosome 1, ASM765513v2, whole genome shotgun sequence:
AGCCGCTCATGTCCAACCACGATGGTCAACAAGGAAAGCCTGTTCTGCACTTTCATCAGAAGAAATACTCAACTTTCTACGGGGTGGGGCCCGACTAAGCAAAGCTCGGACCAATGACCTCTTTTGGGAAGCCGTTTGGCCCCGCCTATTGGCAAAAGGATGGCACTCTGAGGAGCCCAAAAAGGGTCTTTTCTCCAAGGATTATTTGGTATTTCTAGTTCCTGGGGTGAAGAAGTTCTCAAGAAGAAAGCTCATGAAGGGGGAGCATTACTTTGACTGTGTTCGCGATGTCATGAATAAAGTCGCATCTGAACCGAGAATTCTGGATCTTGGTGAATCAAGTGAAATAAATAGAGTTGAAGAAGGGAATTCAGACCGGGAAAAGTCACCCAATCGAGATCATCGGACTTACCTTAAGCCGAGAACACAGAGTCATGCAGGAAAAGAAGATGTGAAGTTTACCATTATTGATACCACAGTTGCGGGTGGAGCTCGCAGGTTGAGGGAAATGAGAGCCTTACCTGCCGTACCAAATTTTGTCCTATTCGGAAGCCATCTGATGGGAGATGAAAGGAATAGTATTGAAGTGGAGACAAATGCTCAGGATCCATCGGGTGAATCTAAATACTTGGGCTTCAATATGGTTGAGGCTGATATATTCAATCCTGTCCAGATCATTAGCTTTGAGAAGAAAGAATCACCTACAAATAATAAAGTGGTCAATGATTCTTTGAATGGGTTGGTTCAGAGTAACAGCCAGGAATTTAATGATAACGAAGGAAAGCCCGCTATTACGTGCCAGCAGAAACCTCGAAAGAAGCCCGATGAGAAGAACTGTTTAGCTCCTGAAGCGAGAAAACGCCGGAAGAGAAAATTCTCCTCTGATAATCAGATGGGAAGCTGCAGCCCCGTTGGTAAAGAGATGAAAactgagagagagaaggaagaaaCTAACCCTCACTCAGGCATCGACATAATAGAGAATGGAAATATGGCTTTTGCTGGTGAAAATGAAACCAATCGCAAACCTCGATTCTCGATGTTGATTGATTCTTTGAATGAGGCATTTCAGAGTGACAGGCAGGGGTTTAATGATAATGAGGGAAAGAACGCTACTGAGTGCCAACCGGTACCTCGAAAGAAGCCCGATGAGAAGAACCGTCTAGCTCCTGAAGCAAGAAAACGCCGGAAGATGAAAATTTCCTCTGACAATCAGATGGGAAGCTGCAGCACTTTTGGTAAAGAGATGAAAATTGAGCGGGTGAAGGAAGAAACTGATTCTTGCTCAGGCACCAACATAACAGAGAATGGAAGTACCGTTGTTGTTGGTGAAAATGAAACCGATCACAAAGCTCGACCCTCGATGTTGTTTGACTTGAACTGGCCACCGGTCATGCCCGATTCCGTGATGATTGAAGCAGGAAATGTGGGAATGCCAATGGAACAGCACAATCAGTTGAGCCAGCAAGATAGTGTTCCTGTTGCTGCCAATGCCAACCCCCACCCTATCCCTAGTAATTCCGAGCTGCAGCCCTCCACAAACTCCCGGAGACAGAGCGGAAGGAAGCGATGTATGAGCACCAAAGCAGTGGAAGCTCTTGCTTCTGGGCTAATGGCGATGGAGGCAAGACAGAAACGATAACTTAAAGCTAATGGGAGCCTTCTTTGTTGGGAAGAAATTTGACTGGCGAGGGTTTGATTCTTGAAGATGATGTGATTAGTCCATTGACTTCTGTATAGAGTGAAGTGGAAAAGGTTGACAAAAGGAAGTAGAGTTCTTCAAAGATAGGAAAGAAACAGCAGTTTGAGCCTCTGGACAAATAACATGATTTGACGGGGAATTCGTTCTGCTTATACAATATGAACTGGGAATTTCATCCAAATTCTTTCTGCTGACAAGTCATCGGGTTTCTTGCTCTTGATCTTGCAGTCGACTTGTCCGTACAACAAAGGATGTTGATTTAACAGGCAGAAGTCGAAAACATTTTGTTAATGAAGGCAAAATTGGAAATTCTGTCTCCAGTTGCATCCGCCCGGTTTAGTTTGATGTTGCTTTCTTCCTAACCGAAAACGAATGGGCAATATGTAGACTCCATTCCAGTATAGACGAGAGATTATTCGGTGGTCCTATCTCGTCACGTGACATGAGTAAGcaccaattaaattacaataaactaaataataagtaCTAATCACTCTATTAATTGTGATAAGTTTTCTTAATTGAAGCAATCTTATTGGTTCTTCCTTACCGTATCATTATAAGGTaggatcatttaaaattttctctacGACAGTATAACAAGTGACAGCTGATTATTCTCCATTCGCATGAAATCTTAAACGCAGAATTTTTCCATGTATAGACAGTAGGTTTTTGTTCCAGGGCCAGCATAATGGCAAGTTCTGTTCACGCCGAGAGCTCCACGAGTGCGAATTTCATTTCCCGAAACCACTGACATCGCTGAACAGGAGGAGGTGGGACACGACTAACCTGCAAGACAGCACATGTTCGAATGGTTCATGAACGTGCTATGAATAAACGGGCAAtgctcatttttcttttccatgcaAAAATGATTAAGAACTAACTCGAGCAGCCTTTGAACTGCTTGTTTGATTTTTGTATTCAACAAAAGGCAGACATATGTATGTGCACCGGGAAATCTCATTTTCCTTGCATTGCTATGTGCTGTGCGTTCACGTAGGACATGCAATGCAGCATCTTCTAACCGACGAGCTATCTGCTTTATGTGATCAGATTATTGAGAGTACCTGATGTTGGCCCGTCATTGCAGACATATTTACACAAGAGAAAGCAGCAAAATGAATCCGTGCAGAAGCAGCAGAAGCTATGCCATATACATGGATCTTATGCTTTAGGCGCCACAAACTGGTCCGATGCTATGGCCTAATAATTTGCGCTTTTCGTGCAAACTTACTGAACGAACAATCTTCCCACTTGTATGCAAGTAAATCTAGGGAGGGTACTCGCATAATCACGTCGATTAAAAGTTCCCAACTGTCCTATTTAATGGCTTCTATTTCTTAACCTTAGATTTTTGTCACAGGGACAAATTGAATGTTGTGTGCTTGCGAAGCTTATCCTAAATCATCCGAGTCTAAGATATATGCGACTTCAGATCAATTTTTTGGATGGAATTCTTAGCTCTCTCATCTGGAGTGCGGTGAAGTTTCTGAGAGCTTGCTGGATGTAGTTAAAGGACTGTGCTTGTTATTTTTAACTAGGTTATTGAATCCATGCGTTATTTTATAAAGAAAGTTTTATTATAAGAATTTAAATATGAATACACTAATTGCTATCATTTAATAATTTACATTAgtgtatagaaaatttatttttatactatataaactTCAATAGGGTAAATTTCAAATCCACGcgctaaataatattaattgaagAGTTCGAGcaaataattcatgtaaaaaatttcatatacaTGATCACAATCATTAATctaatttatagaaaaatatttttaaaatcctCAAATTTAAATTCCGTAGCTTTGattaatgaatgaaaaataatcataaaatctataaattcTTAAAGTTAGTATTACGCTGATTTTTATTCTCAATCACATTTCACATATTAAGTTTCGTGAATTTGAACAATTTCCGATAAAATGGTTCGATATGACATTTCTTGATTCAACTTTTATAAAGCTAATAACgatttttacaatttatttttatattttaaataatttttaatttccttaatgttatgaataattatttactaatgatctccttaaaattatgaaataatggaaagtgattaatatatttcattgaatatattcatttcattatgggcaataataattattatttaatttttattgtatattaATTTGTTAAGACATTTACTGttggatatatttatttctttataattattactattattattgtgatttaaaatctatattgcatattaatttattgagaCATTTACCTTTTTCCCCCTATTTATTAGGGTggatacaatatatatatatatatatagattatgaaACGAATGGCGGTTTGGTCACATAAATTTAAGGAAGTATCTCATCTTGTTTCAGAAAACGGCTAGCGAAGcggtaataataattatgataatctCCTTTCCATCTGACCAAAAGACTGAAAAATTCTATTTTTCGTGATGATTTCACTGCAAACAATATCatattttctatataaaaaaaatcaactatTTGAGCAAATATCATATTTTCTGAAAAGagacaagaaaagaaacacaaaatgaaaaacaaagtCAATTTAAGTTTGAAGTTAAGTTTATTCTCAGTTTATAATGGGGGATGGAgggcaaaatgaaaatttgtaaGGGATGAATAATTTTGGTTATATCATATTGGTGAGGATCTTGTTAGGGATTTTAATAATGAGTTTATGTAAATGGGTTTTGACCTTGCCCGGACCTTAACATGTTTTGCCCATCGAGTTGTGTAAAGGgtttatgaatttttcatcAAAACCCTGTAGGGTTTAGGAAGGGTATCATATTTGGCATCAGAATGCGTCCTAAAACCGTtaagtttaaaatttaaaataccCATAttcatttgttaattttacaaaatactcTTCAATTAAGAGTTCACGCATCACTCATCATTCTAATCATTGCTCCTTTGTCCCCCTACCTTTCTCTCTACTCCTTTGTCTCATTTGTCCTCTCCGCACTCACGCGTCACGCTCACCGTTATCCTTCTATTACGGCCTCTCCTGTCAGTCAAGCACCGATCTTTCAAGCTATCACACTAGCACACTGCTACCCTTCTGTTCATGTTCCTTTATAATGAACTAGTTGATCGATACGTGCGCCCCGCATGGAaaatttttgtcaattttcgCATGACCACcaaaattaaatacttaacAGATAtgacatataaatatatacagatagaaagaaaagatatattaaatataaatcatatattttgACCAAGTAAACATAATTAGCACTACGAATTAAAAGTGAGACATTGTGCAGGAGTTATAGAATTGGAAAATTATAATGAGTAAAAACATGATGGAAAGAAACAAATTTTGAGGTCTTGCATTTATAGGGTATTTGGTccattgaattaaaaaaaatcat
This genomic window contains:
- the LOC116193089 gene encoding uncharacterized protein LOC116193089; protein product: MDTIVPSLGRDHSEDTSCEPTLSSESKEEFDVFGEPEVLPRVGEEYQVLLPEPVSRSEYVKRLRSEVMDQEVAIDILSGLPLSVMWVESRPGCHIREPVDSEEKVSSAVEEKGNNSSGSIPVPGSSYEPLSETEEEIFLLGLYIFGRDFVQVKKFVGSKISGEILAYYYGKFYRSERYYRWLECRKKRGRRCACGHKIFMGSRQQELLPRLLPHLSVEGKNKLLEVSKMFSEGKVLLEEYVMTVKDIVGLNNLVEAVGIGKGKQDLTRLTSEKPNRAAHVQPRWSTRKACSALSSEEILNFLRGGARLSKARTNDLFWEAVWPRLLAKGWHSEEPKKGLFSKDYLVFLVPGVKKFSRRKLMKGEHYFDCVRDVMNKVASEPRILDLGESSEINRVEEGNSDREKSPNRDHRTYLKPRTQSHAGKEDVKFTIIDTTVAGGARRLREMRALPAVPNFVLFGSHLMGDERNSIEVETNAQDPSGESKYLGFNMVEADIFNPVQIISFEKKESPTNNKVVNDSLNGLVQSNSQEFNDNEGKPAITCQQKPRKKPDEKNCLAPEARKRRKRKFSSDNQMGSCSPVGKEMKTEREKEETNPHSGIDIIENGNMAFAGENETNRKPRFSMLIDSLNEAFQSDRQGFNDNEGKNATECQPVPRKKPDEKNRLAPEARKRRKMKISSDNQMGSCSTFGKEMKIERVKEETDSCSGTNITENGSTVVVGENETDHKARPSMLFDLNWPPVMPDSVMIEAGNVGMPMEQHNQLSQQDSVPVAANANPHPIPSNSELQPSTNSRRQSGRKRCMSTKAVEALASGLMAMEARQKR